One segment of Anser cygnoides isolate HZ-2024a breed goose chromosome 5, Taihu_goose_T2T_genome, whole genome shotgun sequence DNA contains the following:
- the TUNAR gene encoding protein TUNAR isoform X2, giving the protein MVDIILKGRIKKLTTKMVITSGNEEDKGSQEKESKEETILAMLGIIGTILNLIVIIFVYIYTTL; this is encoded by the coding sequence ATTATCCTGAAGGGGAGGATAAAGAAACTGACCACCAAGATGGTAATCACTAGTGGAAATGAAGAAGATAAAGGCAgtcaagaaaaggaaagcaaagaagaaaccATCTTGGCAATGCTTGGAATTATTGGGACAATTCTGAACCTCATTGTGATCATTTTTGTGTACATTTACACAACGTTGTAA
- the TUNAR gene encoding protein TUNAR isoform X3 — protein MVITSGNEEDKGSQEKESKEETILAMLGIIGTILNLIVIIFVYIYTTL, from the coding sequence ATGGTAATCACTAGTGGAAATGAAGAAGATAAAGGCAgtcaagaaaaggaaagcaaagaagaaaccATCTTGGCAATGCTTGGAATTATTGGGACAATTCTGAACCTCATTGTGATCATTTTTGTGTACATTTACACAACGTTGTAA